In the [Clostridium] colinum genome, one interval contains:
- a CDS encoding AraC family transcriptional regulator — translation MNDLFFHIFNDNNFIDVKIYQYGYEKCKPAHSFGPAIRQHYLFHYIISGKGILFLENSNKTNNTYNLSSGQGFLIPPNKCCHYIADEKYPWEYIWIEFSGLKIDEFIKISGLSCDNPIYKSDNKSNIKLKNKMFDILNSDKDDPLEAMGHLYLFLFLLKNSNQNRMKPTYGDLKNFYVREAINYIENNYQNNITIEEISLFLGLNKSYFGKIFKEVINSNPQEFLIQYRMSKACELLKTSNLSIKEIGEKVGYINPLHFSKVFKNTFNISPREWKLKNQYKS, via the coding sequence TTGAATGATTTATTTTTCCATATATTTAATGATAATAACTTTATAGATGTAAAAATTTATCAATATGGTTATGAAAAATGTAAACCTGCTCATTCTTTTGGACCAGCTATTAGACAACATTATTTATTTCATTATATAATTTCTGGAAAAGGTATACTTTTTTTAGAAAATTCTAATAAAACTAATAATACATACAATTTATCTTCTGGACAAGGATTTTTAATCCCTCCAAATAAATGTTGTCATTACATAGCTGATGAAAAATATCCTTGGGAATACATATGGATTGAATTTAGTGGTTTAAAAATTGATGAATTTATAAAAATTAGTGGCTTGTCTTGTGATAACCCTATTTATAAATCAGATAATAAATCAAATATAAAATTAAAGAATAAAATGTTTGATATTTTAAATTCTGATAAAGACGACCCCTTAGAGGCTATGGGCCATTTATACTTATTTTTATTTTTATTAAAAAATTCTAACCAAAATAGAATGAAACCTACCTATGGAGACTTAAAAAATTTTTATGTAAGAGAGGCTATAAACTATATAGAAAACAACTATCAAAATAATATTACAATAGAAGAAATTTCTCTTTTTTTAGGTCTTAATAAAAGTTATTTTGGTAAAATTTTTAAAGAAGTTATTAATAGTAATCCTCAAGAGTTTTTAATACAATATAGAATGTCCAAAGCTTGTGAGCTACTAAAAACTTCTAATCTTTCTATTAAAGAAATTGGAGAAAAAGTTGGATATATAAATCCTCTTCACTTTTCTAAAGTATTTAAAAATACATTTAATATATCTCCTAGAGAGTGGAAATTAAAAAACCAATACAAAAGTTAA
- the eutH gene encoding ethanolamine utilization protein EutH produces the protein MSINEIILYIMVIFMVLGAIDKCIGNKFGVGEKFEEGIITMGALALSMVGVICLAPVLANILRPIVVPIFNLLGADPAMFAGSLLANDMGGAPLAIELANTPEAGLFGGLIVGAMMGPTIVFTIPVALGIIEKEDQKYLATGVLSGVITIPIGAFVGGLVAGFDFMMVFKNLIPIIIFAILIAVLLFLFEDFMLKAFTIFGKAVVIIITIGLVLAIIEKLTGIVIIKGLNPIEEGITIVGDIAIVLAGAFPLVYVITKVFKKPLLKLGQILKMNDVAAAGLIASLANSIPMFQMLKDMDNRGKIINVAFAVSAAFVFGDHLGFTAGFNKDMIFPMIVGKLVGGVTAIFVAIIMANKTLSKGK, from the coding sequence TTGAGCATTAATGAAATTATTTTATATATAATGGTTATATTTATGGTCTTAGGGGCTATAGATAAATGTATCGGAAATAAATTTGGTGTTGGTGAAAAATTTGAAGAAGGAATAATAACTATGGGTGCTTTAGCATTATCAATGGTTGGGGTTATATGTCTTGCGCCTGTTCTTGCTAATATTTTAAGACCTATTGTTGTTCCTATCTTTAATTTATTAGGAGCAGACCCTGCTATGTTTGCTGGTAGCCTTTTAGCCAACGATATGGGTGGAGCACCTCTTGCTATCGAGCTTGCAAACACACCAGAAGCAGGCCTTTTTGGTGGGCTTATAGTTGGTGCTATGATGGGGCCTACTATTGTTTTTACTATTCCAGTTGCTCTTGGGATTATTGAAAAAGAAGACCAAAAATATCTTGCAACAGGTGTTTTATCGGGGGTAATAACAATACCTATTGGTGCTTTTGTTGGAGGATTAGTTGCAGGATTTGATTTTATGATGGTATTTAAAAACCTTATACCTATAATTATTTTTGCTATTTTAATAGCAGTATTGTTATTTTTATTTGAAGACTTTATGTTAAAAGCTTTTACTATTTTTGGTAAAGCAGTAGTTATTATTATAACAATAGGTTTAGTTTTAGCTATTATTGAAAAATTAACTGGAATAGTTATAATAAAAGGCTTAAACCCAATAGAAGAAGGCATTACCATTGTTGGAGATATTGCTATTGTTTTGGCAGGAGCATTTCCGCTAGTTTATGTTATTACAAAAGTATTTAAGAAACCATTATTAAAATTAGGTCAAATATTAAAAATGAACGATGTTGCGGCAGCTGGTCTTATTGCTAGTCTTGCTAATAGCATACCCATGTTTCAAATGTTAAAAGATATGGATAATAGAGGGAAAATAATAAATGTTGCTTTTGCTGTTTCTGCCGCATTTGTATTTGGAGACCACTTAGGCTTTACGGCTGGATTTAATAAAGACATGATTTTTCCTATGATTGTTGGTAAGCTTGTAGGAGGAGTTACAGCTATATTTGTAGCTATTATTATGGCTAACAAAACTCTTTCAAAAGGCAAATAG
- a CDS encoding alpha/beta hydrolase, whose translation MFIKKDEFYYKSSDELTNIHCVNWIANEIKCILQIAHGMVEHIERYEDFAKFLNNYGILVVGNDHLGHGKSISCEENFGYFSEKNGNNNVIKDMYYLTKITKEKYPNLPYIFLGHSMGSFLLRQYLCEYGNEIDGAIIMGTGNEYTLHIKGGIALINKIASQKGWRYRSEFIDKAVFAGFNKKFEPSKTGKEWLTRDEKIIQKYIEDKRCNFIFTLNGYYNLLYGIEKLSNKNYLNKMPKDLPILFVSGDKDPVGNFGKSVLSVFKTFKKIGMKNVECKLYEGFRHEILNEIGKKEVYNDILNWIIKILK comes from the coding sequence ATGTTTATTAAAAAAGATGAATTTTACTACAAATCATCAGACGAATTAACAAATATACATTGTGTAAATTGGATAGCTAATGAAATTAAATGTATTTTACAAATTGCTCACGGAATGGTTGAGCATATTGAAAGATATGAAGATTTTGCTAAATTTTTGAATAATTACGGAATATTAGTTGTAGGTAATGACCATTTAGGACACGGAAAATCGATTAGTTGTGAGGAAAATTTTGGATATTTTTCTGAAAAAAATGGAAACAATAATGTAATAAAAGATATGTATTATTTAACAAAAATTACAAAAGAAAAATATCCAAATTTACCTTATATTTTTTTAGGGCATAGTATGGGTTCATTTTTATTAAGACAATATTTATGTGAATATGGAAATGAAATAGATGGCGCAATTATTATGGGAACAGGAAATGAATATACACTACATATAAAAGGTGGCATTGCATTAATAAATAAGATAGCTTCTCAAAAAGGTTGGAGATATAGAAGTGAATTTATTGACAAGGCTGTTTTTGCAGGATTTAATAAAAAATTTGAACCTTCCAAAACAGGTAAAGAGTGGCTAACTAGAGATGAAAAAATAATACAAAAATATATTGAAGATAAAAGATGCAATTTTATATTTACATTAAATGGATATTACAATTTATTATATGGAATAGAAAAATTATCTAATAAAAACTATTTAAATAAGATGCCTAAAGATTTACCTATTTTATTTGTTTCTGGAGATAAAGACCCTGTGGGTAATTTTGGAAAAAGTGTGTTGAGTGTTTTTAAAACATTTAAAAAAATAGGAATGAAAAATGTTGAATGTAAGCTATATGAAGGGTTTAGACACGAAATTTTAAATGAAATAGGAAAAAAAGAAGTATACAACGATATTTTAAATTGGATAATAAAAATTTTAAAATAA
- the ylxM gene encoding YlxM family DNA-binding protein produces the protein MDKILFLTMLYDFYGELLTDKQKEIFELYHLNDLSLYEISSQYNISRQAVLDSIKRTEKTLLHYEEKLSLIEKHLNQKKIIDKTINNIENILSSNSLDLFYVSLLNEIKESLSTLLD, from the coding sequence ATGGATAAAATATTATTTCTTACAATGCTATATGATTTTTATGGAGAGCTTTTAACAGATAAACAAAAAGAAATTTTTGAGCTATATCATCTTAATGATTTATCTCTTTATGAGATTAGCTCTCAATACAATATTAGCCGTCAAGCTGTTTTGGATAGTATTAAGCGAACAGAAAAAACTTTATTGCATTATGAAGAAAAGCTTTCCTTAATTGAAAAACATTTAAACCAAAAAAAAATTATTGATAAAACAATTAATAATATAGAAAATATATTATCTAGCAATAGTTTAGATTTATTTTATGTTTCATTATTAAATGAGATAAAAGAATCTTTAAGCACTTTGTTAGACTAA
- a CDS encoding DUF1385 domain-containing protein has translation MSDKDCKLIAKSIGGQAVIEGVMMRGKSIYCMAVRNINTKEITVEKNEINRSVNKDKMLKIPFFRGILSFVDSLVLGTKIIMRSATLSGLDEGDENEKKSKLDIWLEKKFGEKLADYIIYFSVFISVILSIAIFMVLPVWISSFITKIFNVSLWGIGIVEGIVRILIFLAYILLISKMEDIQRLFKYHGAEHKTINCFESGDELTIENVRKHTRLHKRCGTSFLIIVMIISMIVFMFLRTDNVTLRVLSRVILVPFIAGISYEVIKIAGRCDNLFVKIISAPGMALQKITTKEPEDEMIETAILSLKGVLEEEGTNNE, from the coding sequence TTGTCAGATAAAGATTGTAAATTAATAGCTAAATCTATTGGTGGCCAAGCTGTTATAGAAGGTGTTATGATGCGTGGCAAATCTATATACTGTATGGCTGTTAGAAATATTAATACTAAAGAAATTACGGTTGAAAAAAATGAAATAAACCGTTCAGTTAATAAAGATAAAATGTTAAAAATACCTTTTTTTAGAGGAATATTAAGTTTTGTTGATAGCTTAGTTTTGGGTACAAAAATAATAATGAGGTCTGCTACATTATCTGGTTTAGATGAAGGTGATGAAAATGAGAAAAAAAGCAAGCTAGACATATGGCTTGAAAAAAAATTTGGAGAAAAACTGGCAGATTATATTATATATTTTAGTGTTTTTATTTCTGTTATATTATCTATTGCGATATTTATGGTTTTACCTGTTTGGATAAGTAGTTTTATTACTAAAATTTTTAATGTTAGCCTTTGGGGAATAGGTATTGTAGAAGGAATAGTTAGGATTTTAATATTTTTAGCATATATTTTATTAATATCAAAAATGGAAGATATTCAGAGGCTTTTTAAATATCACGGAGCAGAGCATAAAACTATAAATTGTTTTGAAAGTGGAGATGAGCTTACTATAGAAAATGTAAGAAAACATACAAGATTACATAAAAGATGTGGAACAAGTTTTCTTATTATTGTAATGATTATTAGTATGATAGTTTTTATGTTTTTAAGAACAGATAATGTAACACTTAGAGTTTTATCAAGGGTTATATTAGTTCCATTTATTGCCGGCATAAGTTATGAGGTAATAAAAATAGCTGGTAGATGTGATAATCTTTTTGTAAAAATAATTAGTGCTCCCGGAATGGCTTTACAAAAAATTACAACAAAAGAGCCAGAAGATGAAATGATAGAAACGGCTATTTTATCTTTAAAAGGAGTTTTAGAAGAAGAAGGTACTAATAATGAGTAA
- the cls gene encoding cardiolipin synthase — MKKIIDVLFGRAVILLLAFFVQIALILFVVVKFQEYFFYFYLIGILFSIMILLFLINSNMNPSYKIAWIIPIMLFPQLGWIFYALFSSGRFSKVTKKKQKKYYAKHIDDLSKVILKDKKILNKLEEEDIVAMRQAKYLIDYGESQVFKNRQSNYFKVGEEYYKVFLEELEKAEKFIFMEYFIISEGKMWDSILEVLKRKVAEGVEVRLIYDDFGCIMTLPKNYDKYLETLGIKCSVFNPANLIFTVIYNNRTHRKITVIDGKVAFTGGFNLADEYINEIERFGHWKDTGIMIKGEGVWGFTIMFLNMWKFLRKVDENFLLYKGEFEYKEDAEEYDGYIIPFSDSPLDREIVSSNVFVNLINSATEYIYINTPYLIIDYEMMSTLCMAAKRGVDVKIVTPFIPDKKTVFEVTRSNYQTLIESGVKVYEYKPGFIHAKSFVVDDKYAVIGTINLDYRSLYLHFECGVWMYKSKTILDMKEDYLNTLEKCKIYTLDECYQVSAIRKLFRSILQIFAPLL, encoded by the coding sequence ATGAAAAAAATTATAGATGTACTTTTTGGTAGAGCAGTGATATTATTATTGGCTTTTTTTGTACAAATAGCTTTAATATTATTCGTAGTAGTAAAATTTCAAGAATATTTTTTCTATTTTTATCTTATAGGCATTTTATTTAGTATAATGATATTATTATTTTTAATTAATAGTAATATGAACCCATCATATAAAATAGCTTGGATTATACCTATAATGCTTTTTCCACAGTTAGGTTGGATATTTTATGCATTATTTAGCAGTGGTAGATTTAGCAAAGTAACAAAGAAAAAACAAAAAAAGTATTATGCTAAGCATATAGATGATTTATCCAAAGTAATATTAAAAGATAAAAAAATTTTAAACAAACTAGAAGAAGAAGATATTGTAGCTATGCGACAAGCTAAATATCTTATAGATTACGGCGAAAGTCAAGTATTTAAAAATAGACAAAGTAACTATTTTAAAGTAGGTGAGGAATATTATAAAGTATTTTTAGAAGAGCTTGAAAAAGCTGAAAAATTTATATTTATGGAATATTTTATAATATCTGAAGGTAAAATGTGGGATAGTATATTAGAAGTATTAAAAAGAAAAGTTGCTGAGGGAGTAGAAGTTCGCCTAATATATGACGATTTTGGCTGTATAATGACATTGCCTAAAAATTATGATAAATACCTTGAAACACTTGGTATAAAATGTAGCGTATTTAACCCTGCAAATTTAATCTTTACTGTTATATACAATAACAGGACGCATAGAAAAATAACTGTAATAGATGGTAAAGTAGCATTTACAGGTGGATTTAATCTTGCAGATGAATATATAAATGAAATAGAGCGTTTTGGACACTGGAAAGATACTGGAATAATGATAAAAGGTGAAGGTGTTTGGGGCTTTACAATAATGTTTTTAAATATGTGGAAATTTTTAAGGAAAGTAGACGAAAACTTTTTATTATATAAAGGAGAATTTGAATACAAAGAAGACGCAGAAGAATATGATGGATATATAATACCATTTAGTGATAGCCCTTTAGATAGAGAAATAGTTAGTAGTAATGTTTTTGTAAATCTTATAAATAGTGCCACAGAATATATATATATAAATACACCTTATTTAATTATAGATTATGAAATGATGTCTACTTTGTGTATGGCGGCTAAAAGAGGTGTTGATGTTAAAATAGTTACACCTTTTATACCAGATAAGAAAACTGTTTTTGAAGTAACCAGGTCAAATTATCAAACACTTATAGAAAGTGGAGTAAAAGTGTATGAATATAAACCAGGATTTATTCACGCTAAAAGTTTTGTTGTAGATGATAAATATGCCGTTATAGGAACTATAAATCTAGATTATAGAAGTTTATATTTACATTTTGAATGTGGTGTTTGGATGTATAAATCTAAGACTATATTAGATATGAAAGAAGATTATTTAAACACATTAGAAAAATGTAAAATATACACTTTAGATGAATGTTATCAAGTATCTGCTATAAGAAAGTTATTTAGGTCTATATTACAAATATTTGCACCATTATTATAA
- a CDS encoding cupin domain-containing protein — MDFKNIDKNLLETILRQVVEEKLSSLTTQNIDFVKENKSGVISVKLDTVKVSEENRLDTGKLSDIVYTKDVLTLEESSRLGAGIMEMKKTTFDWTLNYDEIDYIIDGHLDIIINGEKVSADKGEMIFIPKGSTIKFSVPNYARFLYITYPADWNNQN, encoded by the coding sequence ATGGATTTTAAAAACATAGATAAAAATTTATTAGAAACTATACTAAGACAAGTTGTTGAAGAAAAACTTTCAAGCCTCACAACACAAAATATAGATTTTGTAAAAGAAAATAAAAGTGGAGTTATTTCTGTTAAATTAGATACTGTTAAAGTTTCTGAAGAAAATAGATTAGACACAGGAAAATTATCCGATATTGTATATACAAAAGATGTTTTAACATTAGAAGAAAGTTCTAGGCTTGGTGCTGGTATAATGGAAATGAAAAAAACAACTTTTGATTGGACATTAAATTACGATGAAATAGATTATATTATAGATGGGCATTTAGATATTATAATTAATGGGGAAAAAGTTTCTGCAGATAAAGGCGAAATGATTTTTATCCCAAAAGGTAGTACTATAAAATTTTCTGTGCCCAATTATGCTAGATTTTTATATATAACGTATCCAGCAGATTGGAATAATCAAAATTAA
- the prmC gene encoding peptide chain release factor N(5)-glutamine methyltransferase, with protein sequence MSKKVKDILIHYKKILKENNFDTYSLDVEVLLMNVTQFSKTKLYLNLDYILKPEEFEKFESFFNRRLKNEPIAYIIGKCEFMGLEFLLDRNTLIPRPDTEILVEKAIEIINENKLKNVIDIGTGSGAIAISLAKYCDINVDAIDINNKALEIAKKNANLNNIKNINFIKSDIFENINKKYDIIVSNPPYIKTKVIETLDKNVKDYEPILALDGGESGLIFYEKIVNNANKYLNKGGYLLFEIGHDQAEDVKKIMTNHNFINIDILKDLSGLDRVILGNIKLI encoded by the coding sequence ATGAGTAAAAAAGTAAAAGATATACTTATACATTATAAAAAAATACTAAAAGAAAATAACTTTGATACTTATTCTTTAGATGTAGAAGTATTATTGATGAATGTTACACAATTTAGTAAAACAAAGCTTTACTTAAACTTAGACTATATATTAAAACCTGAAGAATTTGAAAAGTTTGAGAGTTTTTTTAATAGAAGATTAAAAAATGAACCTATAGCTTATATAATTGGAAAATGTGAGTTTATGGGGCTTGAATTTTTATTAGATAGAAACACACTTATACCAAGGCCAGACACAGAAATTTTAGTTGAAAAGGCAATAGAAATTATTAATGAAAATAAACTAAAAAATGTAATAGATATAGGAACTGGTAGTGGAGCTATTGCAATATCTTTAGCTAAATATTGTGATATTAATGTAGATGCAATAGATATAAATAATAAAGCTTTAGAAATTGCTAAAAAAAATGCAAATTTAAATAATATAAAAAATATTAACTTTATTAAAAGTGATATTTTTGAAAATATAAATAAAAAATATGATATTATAGTATCTAATCCGCCATATATAAAAACTAAAGTAATAGAAACTTTAGATAAAAATGTTAAAGACTATGAACCAATATTGGCTTTAGATGGTGGGGAAAGTGGACTTATTTTTTATGAAAAAATAGTTAATAATGCAAATAAATATCTTAATAAAGGAGGATATTTATTATTTGAAATAGGACATGACCAAGCTGAAGATGTAAAAAAAATTATGACAAACCATAATTTTATTAATATAGACATATTAAAAGATTTATCAGGTCTTGACAGAGTTATATTAGGAAATATAAAATTAATATAA
- the rpsP gene encoding 30S ribosomal protein S16, translating into MVKIRLKRLGAKKAPFYRIVVADSKTPRGGKAIDEIGYYDPTKEPAILKVDVENAKKWLGNGAQPTDTVRALLKKSGAIE; encoded by the coding sequence ATGGTAAAAATTAGATTAAAAAGATTAGGAGCAAAAAAAGCACCTTTTTATAGAATAGTTGTAGCAGATTCTAAAACACCTAGAGGTGGTAAAGCTATTGATGAAATAGGTTATTATGACCCTACTAAAGAACCAGCTATTTTAAAAGTTGATGTTGAAAATGCTAAAAAATGGCTTGGTAATGGTGCTCAACCTACAGACACTGTTCGTGCATTATTAAAAAAATCTGGTGCTATCGAATAG
- the prfA gene encoding peptide chain release factor 1, whose product MFDKLIDLEKRYIELSDKINDPEVISNNEEWRKLMKEHSDISPIVNKYKEYEQTKQAIEDAKEMLNESDEEMRQLAKEELNENNEKIEQIKEELKILLIPKDPNDDKNVIVEIRGGAGGDEANIFAGDLYRMYNRYAERRRWKTEIMSSTPSDMGGFKEISFMIMGQGAYSRLKYESGVHRVQRVPDTESSGRIHTSTVTVAVLPEVEDIDFKLDLNDVRIDVFRASGNGGQCVNTTDSAVRATHVPTGIVVSCQDEKSQLKNKEKALKVLASRLYDMELEKQHAELSAERKSQVGRGNRNERIRTYNFPQGRVTDHRVGLTLHRLDSIIDGDLDEIMDTLITTEQAEKLKEGTE is encoded by the coding sequence ATGTTTGACAAACTAATAGATTTAGAAAAAAGGTATATTGAATTATCAGATAAAATAAATGACCCAGAAGTTATAAGCAATAATGAAGAATGGCGAAAGTTAATGAAAGAGCATAGCGATATTAGTCCTATTGTTAATAAATATAAGGAATATGAACAAACAAAACAAGCAATAGAAGATGCAAAAGAAATGCTTAATGAAAGTGATGAAGAAATGCGTCAACTTGCAAAAGAAGAGCTTAATGAAAATAACGAAAAGATTGAACAAATAAAAGAAGAATTAAAAATACTTTTAATACCAAAAGACCCAAATGATGATAAAAATGTTATTGTAGAAATAAGAGGCGGAGCTGGTGGAGATGAAGCTAACATTTTTGCTGGTGATTTATACAGAATGTACAACCGATATGCAGAAAGAAGAAGATGGAAAACAGAAATCATGAGCTCTACACCTAGTGATATGGGTGGATTTAAAGAAATATCGTTTATGATAATGGGCCAAGGAGCTTATTCTAGACTTAAATATGAAAGTGGAGTTCATAGAGTACAAAGAGTACCCGATACTGAATCTAGTGGAAGGATACACACATCTACTGTTACAGTAGCAGTTTTACCGGAAGTTGAAGACATAGATTTTAAATTAGATTTAAATGACGTACGTATAGACGTATTTAGAGCTTCTGGTAATGGTGGACAATGTGTTAATACAACAGATTCGGCAGTTCGTGCAACACATGTACCAACTGGTATAGTTGTATCTTGTCAAGATGAAAAAAGTCAGCTTAAAAATAAAGAAAAAGCATTAAAAGTACTTGCAAGTAGACTTTATGATATGGAGCTTGAAAAGCAACACGCAGAGCTTTCTGCAGAAAGAAAAAGTCAAGTAGGCCGTGGTAATAGAAATGAAAGAATAAGAACATATAATTTCCCTCAAGGAAGAGTTACAGACCATAGAGTAGGGCTTACATTACACCGTTTAGATTCTATTATAGATGGAGATTTAGATGAGATAATGGATACACTTATTACAACGGAACAAGCAGAAAAATTAAAAGAAGGAACAGAATAA
- the ffh gene encoding signal recognition particle protein: MAFENLSSKLQDVFKNLTGKGKLSEKDVKAALREVKLALLEADVNFKIVKEFISNVTEKAIGVEVLEGLNPGQQVIKVVKDELIDLLGTTQSILTFSSKSPTIYMMVGLQGAGKTTTSGKLAGLLRKQGKQPLLVACDIYRPAAIKQLEVVGKTYNIPVFSIGQENPINIAKSSIKYAKENGNDIVIIDTAGRLHINEELMDELSQIKQEVRPQEILLVLDAMTGQDAVNVASSFDERLGIDGTIITKLDGDTRGGAALSVRAVTKKPIKYVGMGEKLEDLEAFHPDRMVSRILGMGDVLTLIEKAQQVYDEKEVLELEKKMRNLDFDLNDFLNQMQQVKKMGSIKDILGMIPLPGMNKINLDDVNLNDKTISHVEAIISSMTKEERQKPNIINGSRKKRIAKGSGRTVQEVNKLLKDFENAKNAMKMMNGMMKGKKGKFNLPFFK; encoded by the coding sequence ATGGCTTTTGAAAATCTATCTTCAAAACTACAAGATGTTTTTAAAAATCTTACTGGTAAAGGTAAACTTTCTGAAAAAGATGTAAAAGCTGCCCTAAGAGAAGTAAAATTAGCTCTTTTAGAAGCAGATGTAAACTTTAAAATCGTAAAAGAATTTATATCTAATGTTACAGAAAAAGCTATTGGTGTTGAAGTTTTAGAAGGCTTAAACCCAGGGCAACAAGTTATAAAAGTTGTTAAAGATGAGCTTATAGATTTATTAGGAACAACGCAAAGTATATTAACATTTTCTTCTAAGTCTCCAACTATTTATATGATGGTTGGTTTACAAGGGGCTGGTAAAACTACTACAAGTGGAAAATTAGCAGGCCTTTTGAGAAAACAAGGAAAACAACCTCTATTAGTTGCGTGTGATATATATAGACCAGCGGCAATTAAACAATTAGAAGTAGTAGGTAAAACATATAATATACCTGTTTTTTCTATAGGTCAAGAAAATCCTATTAATATAGCTAAATCTTCTATTAAATATGCCAAAGAAAATGGTAATGATATTGTAATTATAGACACTGCTGGAAGGCTTCACATAAATGAAGAGCTTATGGATGAATTATCTCAAATAAAACAAGAAGTTCGACCTCAAGAAATTTTACTTGTATTAGATGCTATGACAGGTCAAGATGCCGTTAATGTTGCATCATCTTTTGATGAAAGACTTGGTATAGATGGAACGATAATAACTAAACTAGACGGTGATACTCGTGGTGGTGCAGCTTTATCTGTTAGAGCTGTTACTAAAAAACCTATAAAATATGTTGGTATGGGTGAAAAGTTAGAAGATTTAGAAGCATTCCACCCAGATAGAATGGTATCTCGTATATTAGGTATGGGTGATGTTTTAACTTTAATAGAAAAAGCTCAACAAGTTTATGATGAAAAAGAAGTTTTAGAACTTGAAAAGAAAATGCGTAACTTAGATTTTGATTTAAATGACTTTTTAAATCAAATGCAACAAGTTAAAAAAATGGGGTCTATAAAAGATATTTTAGGTATGATTCCTTTACCTGGTATGAATAAAATAAATTTAGATGATGTTAATCTAAATGATAAAACAATTTCTCATGTTGAAGCTATTATTAGTTCTATGACAAAAGAGGAAAGGCAAAAACCAAACATTATTAATGGCTCTAGAAAAAAACGTATAGCTAAGGGGTCTGGAAGGACAGTTCAAGAAGTTAATAAGCTTCTTAAAGATTTTGAAAATGCTAAAAATGCTATGAAAATGATGAATGGTATGATGAAAGGAAAAAAAGGGAAATTTAATCTTCCTTTTTTCAAATAA
- a CDS encoding KH domain-containing protein: MKELLNVIVKNLVDNKEAIKITEIEENDVTILELIVSDDDVGKVIGKQGKIAKAIRTVIKSCASYQNKKVIVKIL; encoded by the coding sequence ATGAAAGAACTCTTAAATGTAATTGTTAAAAATCTCGTAGATAATAAAGAAGCTATAAAAATAACTGAAATTGAAGAAAATGATGTTACTATTTTAGAATTAATTGTTTCAGATGATGATGTTGGTAAAGTTATTGGAAAACAAGGAAAGATAGCTAAAGCCATTAGAACAGTTATAAAATCTTGTGCATCATATCAAAATAAAAAAGTTATAGTTAAAATTTTATAA